The DNA segment ACGCAGGACGACATCGGGCGCGACATCTCGCCCGCGGTGGTCGCGGAGGTCTCGCGTTTCCTCGACGCCCACGCCTCCCGTGCCAGGCTGACGGAAGCGGGGCGCTGAGCCGACCCCCTCAGCCCCCGACGAGGCGCCCCGAGCGATAATCCTCGAAGGCCCGCTGGATCTCCTCCGCCGTGTTCATCACGAAAGGCCCGCGGCGCGCGATCGGCTCGCCGATCGGCTGCCCCGCGAGAAGCAAGAGGCGCGCCCCGGCGGCGCTCGTCGAAATGGCGGATCGGCCCGCGCCGAGCACGGCGAGCTCGCCTCGCGCGACCTTCGTGCCCTCGGGCCCGATCCGCGCGGAGCCCTCGATCACGTACACGAATGCATTGTGCTCGATCGGCAAGGGATGCCGGAAGCTCGCGCCGGCCTCGAGCGTGACGTCGAGCAAGCTCGGCGCGACGATCACGCCGTCCACGGGCCCGCGCCGCCCTCCGGCCTCGCCCGCGACGACCCGCACACGCGCGTCCGTGATGTCGACCTCGGGGATCGCCGAGGGCGGGATGTCCTGATATCGCGGCTTCGTCATCTTGCGCGCGGCCGGCAGGTTCACCCAGAGCTGAAAACCCCACATGAGCCCCTGCTCCTGCCTGGGCATCTCGGAGTGGATGATCCCGCGCCCCGCGGTCATCCATTGCGCGCTGCCAGGGCCGAGGCGGCCCCGATTTCCCACGCTGTCCCGGTGCTCCATCGCGCCGTGGATCATGTACGTGACGGTCTCGAAGCCGCGGTGCGGATGATCGGGGAAACCGGCGATGTAATCGTCCGGGCGATCGGTGTGGAACTCGTCGAGGAGGAGGAAGGGATCGAGGTCGGGAAGGGCCCGGCCCCCGAGCGCGCGCGAGAGCCGCACGCCGGCGCCGTCCCGCGTGGGCTCGGCCCTCACGATTCGAAGCACGGGGCGCGCGTCGGGATCGAGCCCGCCGCCCGCGGCGAGGGGCGCGGGCGCGTCGGCGTCACGCGAGAGCAAGGCGAACGTCGCCGCGGGGATGGCAGCACCCGCGGCGAGGAGGAAGTGGCGCCTGGTCGAAGCACGGGCCATGCGCGCGAGGATAACGCGCGCGCGGCCCGCGCTCAATCACCGTGAATTCAGCTTCGACGGCCGCGCGGGGCGTGGCCTTGCGAGGGGCGCGGTCCCCGGCGGCGATCTTCGGGCGCGAAGGCGCGGCGCGTCTCGGCGCGCGGGGCCGGGGCGGGCGGCGCGTCGGCGGGAGGCGCCTGGCCCTCGGCCACCGGAATGCGGCGACGGAGGAGCTTTTCGATGTCCGAGAGCAGCGCGCGCTCCTCGCGGTCGCAGAACGAAATGGCGCTGCCCGTCGCGCCCGCGCGGCCCGTACGGCCGATCCGGTGCACGTAACTCTCGGGCACGTTCGGCAGATCGTAATTGATGACGTGCGAGACGCCCTCGACGTCGATGCCACGCGCGGCGATGTCCGTCGCGACGAGCACGGGCGTGACGCCGCGGCGGAAGCGGTCGAGGGCGCGCTCGCGGGCGCCTTGCGACTTGTTGCCGTGAATGGCGAGCGCCTCGATGCCGGCGCGCACGAGCTGCTCGGAGATGCGGTTGGCGCCGTGCTTCGTGCGGGTGAAGACGAGCGCGCGCTCGACGCTCGACGCTCGCAAGAGCCGCTCGAGCAGGGCGCGTTTGTCGGCCTTCTCGACGAAGAAGATCGACTGCTCGACGGTGTCGGCGGCCGCGCGCGCGGGCGTGACCGAGACGCGCGCCGGGTCGACCAGGATGTTATCGGCGAGCGCGGCGATCTCGCGGGGCATCGTCGCCGAGAAGAAGAGCGTCTGCTTTTGCTTGGGCAGCGCCGCGACGACGCGGCGCACGTCGTGGATGAAGCCCATGTCGAGCATACGATCGGCCTCGTCGAGGACGAAGACCTCCACGCGATCGAGGCGGACGAACCCCTGCTGCATCAGGTCGAGCAGCCGGCCCGGCGTGGCCACGAGCAGATCGGGGCCCTTGGCGAGGTTCTCCTCCTGCGGCCGCTGGCCGACGCCGCCGTAAATCACGACGTGGCGAAGCCCGAGGTGCCGCCCGTACGCGGTGACGCGCTCGCCGATCTGCGCCGCGAGCTCGCGGGTCGGCGTGAGGACGAGCGCGCGAATGCCGCCATGCCGTTGCGTCTTCGACAGGCGCTGGAGGATTGGCAGGACGAACGCCGCCGTCTTGCCGGTGCCGGTCTGGGCGCAGCCGAGCAAATCACGGCCGGAGAGCGCCTCGGGGATCGACTGGGATTGAATGGGCGTCGGGTGCTCGTAGCCCTCTTTCACGAGGGCGCGCACGAGCGGGGCCGCGAGGCCGAGCGCGGCGAACGCAGCGCCGGGGGCCTCGCCGCCCATGGAAACCGGAACGATCGGCGCGTTGCCCGTGGCACGCGGCGCCTCGACGGGGGCCGCCACGGGCCGCCCGGAAACGGGAAAAGTCACGTTGAAAAATGCTCTCTCGCGGCCCGAACCCGAAAAGGGTGTGTCTCGCTGGCCCCCTCCCGCCGAGCCGCCAGGGTCCGGAAAGGGCGTGAAACGCGCCCCTCTGGCGCGCTCCACCGCGGGGCGACACTCGCACGGTATCACCCCGCCACGCCTTCCCGGTTGCCTTCGTCGGACGCAAGCACGCGCGCATCTGCCGCGGTTGCTCGCCGGATAGGATCGTGAGCCCGGACGTGGTAGCTCACGGCAGCCGCCCGCGCAAGCGCCGTATTCGCCGCGCTCTGCGTCGCGGCCGGGGCGTGAAGACCCGGACCGCCCACCTTGACACCCAACGTGGCTCGCGGTGTCCTCACGGTTCCTCGCGGAGGAGGAGCGCCCATGCTTCGCTTCTGGCAACGCCGCAAAGACGACCCGCGCGTGATCCCTCCTTCCGCGGAAGGGGCCGACGAGGGCGCGGCGCGCTCCTCGGAGCAAGGGACGTTCAAGCCGGGGATGCAGATCGCCGGCAAGTTCTCGCTCCAGCGCCTCATCGCCGCGGGCTCGATGGGCACCGTCTTCGAGGCGTGGGACATGTTCGTGGAGCGGCGCGTCGCCATCAAGCTGATGCACCCGAACTTCGATCGGGACCCCAGCATGATCGCGCGCTTCCGCCGCGAAGCGCAGACGACCGCCGCGATCCAGCACCCGAACGTGGTGACCGTGCACGAGGTCGGGCAGCGCCGCGACGGCACGTTTTACATGGTGCAGGAGCTGCTCGAGGGCGAGAGCTTGCGTGAATACCTCGCCCCGCGCGGCAGGCTCACCGAGCACGAGGCCATGACGATCATGGTCCCCATCATGGGCGCGCTCATCGCCGCGCACCGCCGCGGCATCGTGCACCGCGACATCAAGCCCGAGAACATCGTCCTCACCGAGTCGACCTCCGGCGAGATCGTCCCCAAGCTCATCGACTTCGGCCTCGCCCGCGTCCACACGCTCGACCCGAACCGCAAGCTGACGTTGAGCGGCGTCGTCATGGGCACGCCCGAGTACATGGCGCCCGAGCAGGCGAAGGGAGATCCAGGGGTCGACGCGCGCGCCGATGTCTGGTCCGTCGGCGCGGTCCTCTTCGAGCTGCTCTCCGGGCGGCGGCCCTTCGACGGCCCGACGCACCAGACCGTGCTCATCAAGATCGTCACGGAGCCGCCGCCGATCCTGTCGATGTTCGTCGACGACATCCCCTCTGCCTTCCTCGAGGTCGTCCAGGGCGCGCTCGTGCAGGAGCGAGAGCGGCGTTATCCGTCGATGCAGGCGTTCCGCGACAAACTCGTCTTCGCCTACGAGAACATCTCGCACCGCGTGGTCCTCGCGCAGACGATGGGCGCGCCTCTGGACGAGGTCGAGGCCGCGCCGACGTCGCGGCTCAGCACAGAGGGGATCGAGGGCGGCGGGGATGTGCAGGAGCTCGATCCGGCGGATCTCGTCCTCGACGAGGACACGGTGACCGAGCTCGACGAGGCCATCGCGAGCCTCGCGACGACGACGATCGCCACGGTCCCGCGGTCGGAGATCGAGTGGCGCGACGCAGCCGCGCTCTTCCCCGGATCGCCGCCGACGGCCGAGGAGAACGCCGCGTTCGACGCGCTCGGCGTGAACGCGCTCCGGGACGCGGAGGCCCACGCGGCGCGGGCGATCGAGGCGTCGAGCGCGCCGGAGACGATCGCGCGCATGCGGCTCGTGCAGGCGATCGCGCGTCGCTGGCTCGGTCACATGGCCGAGGCGCGGCGCGCGGCGGAGGAGGCGATCACGCGCTTGCCGCGCGGGAGCACGGCCTATCACGCCGCGCTCGGGCACCTCGTGATCGCGTCGGCGAGCATGGGCGACGGCGCGCGGATCGCGGCCTTCGTCGACGAGCTCGCCGCGCTCGCGCGCGAGGGCGTGCTCAGCGAGGCGCACATCGTGACGGCCGGGCGCCTGGTCGTCGCGCTCGTGCGCGCGGGCCTGCCGGATCGAGCGCACGACGTCTTCGCGGGCGCGCAGCGTCTCGCGCAGCGGCACAGCGTGGCGAGCGCGTTCGTGTTCGCCTGGCTCGACGTGGCGCGCGCCGAGCTCGCGCTGCACGAGGGGGATCTCATCGCGTACGTGCGGCGCATCGAGTCGGCCGTGGAGAACTTCACGTCGGCCGGCGACATGCGCAACGCCTGCCTCCAGCGCTGCAACATCGGCAACGCGTACCTGCACCTCGGCGCGTATGGCCTCGCGGTCGCGGCGTTCCGCGAGGCGCAGGCGATCGCCGAGCCGATGCAGCTCGACTTCGTCTCCTCGCTCCTCGCGAACCTCGGTTACGCCCTCGCGCACATGGAGAACCTCACCGAGGCGATCGTGGTGGAGACGGCGGCGCTCGAGCGCCTCGTGCGTCAAGGCAACCGGCGCGGCGAGGGGTTCGTGCGGGTCTACCTCTCGACGATCCTGCGGCTCGCGGGCCGGACGGACGAGGCGCTCGCCATGGCGCAGCAGGCGATGGACGTCTCCGAGGGCGTGCCCGCGGTGCGCGCGTGCGCGCTCGCGCTCGTCGCGGGGATCAAGATCGTGCAGAACAACGTGCGCGAGGCGTTCACGAAGGCGACGGAGGCCATGCAGATCCTCGATCGGCTCGAAGGGATCGAGGAGGGTGAGAGCCTGATCCAGTGGACGTACGCGCTCGCGTTGCGCGTGAACGGGGCCGAGGAGGAGGCGCTGCGTCGCATCACGGAGGCGCGGCGACGGCTGCAGAAGCGCGCCGATCGCATCAGCGATCCGCGCTGGCGGCAGAGCTTCCTCGAGCAGGTGCCCGACAACGCGCGGGTGATGGAGTTCGCCGCGATCTGGCTCGGCGAGCGCTGAAGGGCGCGCAGGTTCAGGAGGCGAGCTTCTCCGAGAGCTCCCACAGGCCCTTCGCGAGCTCGTCGTTTCGCGCGCGCTTCGACGTCCGCGCGACGCCGCGATCTTGGAAGTATTCGCCGTTGTACGAGGCGGCCTCGTCGCTCGTCGCGAGCCAGATGATCGTGTCGGCGCCCTTCTCCGGCGTGCGGGCGAACAGCGCGGCGGCGGCCTTGGCGAAGGCCGCCGCGATCGGGCCGTTGTTCAGCGCGAAGCCCGTGCGTACGTAGCCGGGGTGCATGCAGTTCGCCGTCGCGCTCGAACCTTCGAGGCGCCGGGCGAGCTCACGCGTGAACAGGACGTTCGCGAGCTTCGAATCGCCGTACGCGCCGAAGCCCGCGGACTTGCCGCTCCGCTTCGCGACCGTAGCGAGGTCCATCTTGCCCATGTGGTGGGCGCCGCTCGACGTGCTGATCACGCGGGCCTTCGGCGTCTTCTTGATCAGGTCGAGCAGGCTCGTCGTGAGGACGAAGTAGGCCATGTGGTTCAGCGCGAACGTCATCTCGATCCCGTCGTCGCTGAGCTTGTGGTCGGTGAAGACGGCGCCCGCGTTGTTCACGAGCACGTCGAGCCGGTCGTATTTCGCGCGGAAGGCGCTGGCCACGGCGCGCGTGTCGGCGATCTTCGAGAGGTCGCCGAGGAGGAGCTCGACGTTTTCGTTTCCGCTCGCCTCCTTGATCTCCTTCACCACGCGCTCGCTCTTCTCGCGGCTGCGCCCGACGAGCACGAGGGTCGCGCCGCGCTTGGCGAAGGCCATGGCGGCCGCCTTGCCGATGCCTTCGGTCGCGCCCGTCACCAGAAACACTTTGCCTTCGAGATCCTTCGCCATCACTCGCTCCTTGCCGACGCCCGCATCTCTAGCGCACGTGCGTGGGCTCGGGGAGACGTGCGCACGAAACGTTGATCGGCGAGCGCCTGCGGGGTAACCCCTCACGCATGACGAGCCCCCAAAAAGGCGCGCTCTTCGAGCGGCTCGCGGCCCTCGGCATCGAGACGGAGACCGTCACGCATCCGCCCGTCTACACCGTGGAGGAGGCGAAGGCGCATCGGGTACGGCATGACGGCGTACATGTGAAGAACCTCTTCTTGCGCAACAAGAAGGGCGCGATGTGGCTCGTGGTGCTCGACGAGGATCGCGTGGTGGACCTGCGGGACCTCGGCCGTCGTATCGGGGCGGGGCACGTCTCGTTTTGCTCGCCCGAGAGGCTGCGGCAGCACCTCGGGGTCGAGCCGGGATCGGTCACGCCGCTCGCGGCGATGATGGACGAGGCGGGCCTCGTGCGGGTGGTGCTCGACGCGAAGGTCCTCACGCGGGACCCGGTGCACTGCCATCCCCTGACGAACGACCACACGACGGCGATCCGTGGCGAGGACCTCGTGCGGTTCTTGCGGGCGACGGGACACGAGCCGGTCGTGCTCGACCTCGACGCCCCCGCCGCGCCTGCTCCTTCACTATAAGGAAGGCCGCGACGACCGAAAGCCTTCTTACGCTTGGCCCCAGGTGAAGGCGAGGTGGAAGAGCTCGCGGCCGCGTTCCATGTCGTCCTGGCGTGCGCGGAGCATGATCTCGTCGCCCTCTTCGCCGAGCATGTAGGCGACGGTGATCTTGCCCCCGATGCGAGAGACGACGAGCTCGAGCCCGGGAAGGATGGGCCAGTACAGGCAGAGGGCGTCGCCGGCAGCTTCGATCCAGACACTCATCACACATTCACCTACCCAAGTGGGTGTGGTTTCCTCCTGCCTACGTAAGTGTGTTGAGAAGGGGCTTCGTCCGGAAGAATCGACCGGAGCAGTGATTTTTTCGGGCGAGTGGTGGTGAGCTGGGGTCGCTCGGCGCGTGGGTTTGGGAGGTAGAACCCTCGCTGGTTAAATGTGTCGAGAAGTCGGATCGTCTGTTGAAATCGACATTCGCCTGTCGATTTTTGGGGAGGCCGGGGGAGGTTGGTCCGCGGACGTCGCGGGTGCCGATGGCGGGACCGTGCGCGGGAAAACCGCGTCGGGATCGTGCTCAGAAACTTGCGCGCGATCGAAGTTTGTCCCTTTCCCCAGAGACAAACCATGTGGTAGTCGATCCTGCGACGAACCAATGGGTGGTTCGTCCCCAGGAACTAGGTTTGCCGGGAACGCGTTGGCTTCAAGTGTGGGCTTCGGTGAAACGTCTGATCTCGCTCCTGAGGATGTCGGCTGGAGTGAAGATGCGAATTACGAAGCAGTGTGTGTCTGCGGTGTAGGCACACCTGAAGACTTCGCCGACTGCCTCGCTGAGGGTTGGCCTCCCGATCCCGAAACTTGTCCCGCCGACGCTGGCGCTGATGGTGCGACCGATACTTGACCGGATCGGATGTTCTGAACATGCGCGCACGGAAAAAGCCTTTGAGTCACGCATCCGTTTAATCGGGGGTTTTATGCGTCTGTGGTCGAGTCTTCTGCTGTCTGTAACTCTCCCGTTCGTCGCCCTGGCCTGTGGCTGGAGCGA comes from the Polyangium spumosum genome and includes:
- a CDS encoding SDR family oxidoreductase, giving the protein MAKDLEGKVFLVTGATEGIGKAAAMAFAKRGATLVLVGRSREKSERVVKEIKEASGNENVELLLGDLSKIADTRAVASAFRAKYDRLDVLVNNAGAVFTDHKLSDDGIEMTFALNHMAYFVLTTSLLDLIKKTPKARVISTSSGAHHMGKMDLATVAKRSGKSAGFGAYGDSKLANVLFTRELARRLEGSSATANCMHPGYVRTGFALNNGPIAAAFAKAAAALFARTPEKGADTIIWLATSDEAASYNGEYFQDRGVARTSKRARNDELAKGLWELSEKLAS
- a CDS encoding serine/threonine-protein kinase, with the translated sequence MLRFWQRRKDDPRVIPPSAEGADEGAARSSEQGTFKPGMQIAGKFSLQRLIAAGSMGTVFEAWDMFVERRVAIKLMHPNFDRDPSMIARFRREAQTTAAIQHPNVVTVHEVGQRRDGTFYMVQELLEGESLREYLAPRGRLTEHEAMTIMVPIMGALIAAHRRGIVHRDIKPENIVLTESTSGEIVPKLIDFGLARVHTLDPNRKLTLSGVVMGTPEYMAPEQAKGDPGVDARADVWSVGAVLFELLSGRRPFDGPTHQTVLIKIVTEPPPILSMFVDDIPSAFLEVVQGALVQERERRYPSMQAFRDKLVFAYENISHRVVLAQTMGAPLDEVEAAPTSRLSTEGIEGGGDVQELDPADLVLDEDTVTELDEAIASLATTTIATVPRSEIEWRDAAALFPGSPPTAEENAAFDALGVNALRDAEAHAARAIEASSAPETIARMRLVQAIARRWLGHMAEARRAAEEAITRLPRGSTAYHAALGHLVIASASMGDGARIAAFVDELAALAREGVLSEAHIVTAGRLVVALVRAGLPDRAHDVFAGAQRLAQRHSVASAFVFAWLDVARAELALHEGDLIAYVRRIESAVENFTSAGDMRNACLQRCNIGNAYLHLGAYGLAVAAFREAQAIAEPMQLDFVSSLLANLGYALAHMENLTEAIVVETAALERLVRQGNRRGEGFVRVYLSTILRLAGRTDEALAMAQQAMDVSEGVPAVRACALALVAGIKIVQNNVREAFTKATEAMQILDRLEGIEEGESLIQWTYALALRVNGAEEEALRRITEARRRLQKRADRISDPRWRQSFLEQVPDNARVMEFAAIWLGER
- a CDS encoding DEAD/DEAH box helicase, which translates into the protein MTFPVSGRPVAAPVEAPRATGNAPIVPVSMGGEAPGAAFAALGLAAPLVRALVKEGYEHPTPIQSQSIPEALSGRDLLGCAQTGTGKTAAFVLPILQRLSKTQRHGGIRALVLTPTRELAAQIGERVTAYGRHLGLRHVVIYGGVGQRPQEENLAKGPDLLVATPGRLLDLMQQGFVRLDRVEVFVLDEADRMLDMGFIHDVRRVVAALPKQKQTLFFSATMPREIAALADNILVDPARVSVTPARAAADTVEQSIFFVEKADKRALLERLLRASSVERALVFTRTKHGANRISEQLVRAGIEALAIHGNKSQGARERALDRFRRGVTPVLVATDIAARGIDVEGVSHVINYDLPNVPESYVHRIGRTGRAGATGSAISFCDREERALLSDIEKLLRRRIPVAEGQAPPADAPPAPAPRAETRRAFAPEDRRRGPRPSQGHAPRGRRS
- a CDS encoding pirin family protein; amino-acid sequence: MARASTRRHFLLAAGAAIPAATFALLSRDADAPAPLAAGGGLDPDARPVLRIVRAEPTRDGAGVRLSRALGGRALPDLDPFLLLDEFHTDRPDDYIAGFPDHPHRGFETVTYMIHGAMEHRDSVGNRGRLGPGSAQWMTAGRGIIHSEMPRQEQGLMWGFQLWVNLPAARKMTKPRYQDIPPSAIPEVDITDARVRVVAGEAGGRRGPVDGVIVAPSLLDVTLEAGASFRHPLPIEHNAFVYVIEGSARIGPEGTKVARGELAVLGAGRSAISTSAAGARLLLLAGQPIGEPIARRGPFVMNTAEEIQRAFEDYRSGRLVGG
- a CDS encoding prolyl-tRNA synthetase associated domain-containing protein, with product MTSPQKGALFERLAALGIETETVTHPPVYTVEEAKAHRVRHDGVHVKNLFLRNKKGAMWLVVLDEDRVVDLRDLGRRIGAGHVSFCSPERLRQHLGVEPGSVTPLAAMMDEAGLVRVVLDAKVLTRDPVHCHPLTNDHTTAIRGEDLVRFLRATGHEPVVLDLDAPAAPAPSL